GATTTTTCTGTCGCAAATATCTCCTTTAACAAAGGTATAGTTGGAATTACTCTCTATTTCTTTCAAATTATCTAAATTCCCCGCATAGGCGAGTTTATCTAGATTGATAATTTTATATTGGGGATATTTTTTTATAATGTGTCTGATGAAGTTAGAACCGATAAAACCTGCTCCACCGGTCACCAGTAAACGCATATCCTCTACCAACCTTTCCTGGTTTTCCACCGCTCATAAGGGATGGAAGGGTCGTTTAAAGGAATTCTATATTCATCCGGGTTCTCTCGATTATATACCTGGTCCGGAACATTCAGAAGCCAACAATCTTCTTCACCAAGGCACTCAAATCCATGGACTACCAGGGGAGGAACTTTCAGAACCATCAAATTATTCCCTCCCACCTCGTATTCTCCAATTTCTCCAAATGTTTTCGAGTCCTGCCGATTATCGAAGAGGACGATTCGCGCCCTACCCTTAATCACACAAAAATGGTCCCATTGTTTCTTATGGTAGTGCCATCCCTTGACCCAACCAGGTTTACCTTTGCTTATGTAGACCTGTCCAAACTTCATAAACATTGGTTCATCCGACCGGAGAATCTCAAATAGAGATCCTCTCTCGTCTTCGTGAACATCTAATTTCTTTATTTCCAATCCTTCAATCACAACTCCTCCTCTATGACCTCCCTTTCGGGAGGATTCCAAATAATTGGAGTAGCACCGCTTGCGGTGCGTTAACGCGAAACAAGTTTCGCTACTCCAAAACTCTGGATTCCTTGCGAAAGCAGGGTCTTCCCCTCCCTTT
This DNA window, taken from bacterium, encodes the following:
- a CDS encoding dTDP-4-dehydrorhamnose 3,5-epimerase family protein, whose protein sequence is MIEGLEIKKLDVHEDERGSLFEILRSDEPMFMKFGQVYISKGKPGWVKGWHYHKKQWDHFCVIKGRARIVLFDNRQDSKTFGEIGEYEVGGNNLMVLKVPPLVVHGFECLGEEDCWLLNVPDQVYNRENPDEYRIPLNDPSIPYERWKTRKGW